The following coding sequences lie in one Hydrogenophaga sp. PBL-H3 genomic window:
- a CDS encoding type III glutamate--ammonia ligase — MSLTLDERIAALRAQGIHSVLTTFTDLPGGPKGKLVPLDGLPGAVSSGAGFSGPSISGTGLPRMGARSEYMGRVVPESLRPLPFMPGVAHAVCDGFAGGEPLDTCSRQVLKRQVERLKARGWTLWVGIEPEFFLLNRNNQGRWQVADALDGLAKPSYDLQAISRNFAFLDAMRQTLTALGFGLQQIDHEDACGQYEINYQHDDALAAADRYQLFKLAAQAVAAQHGAVFSTMPKPLAHAPGSGLHFHLSLTDANGHAVMADPAGALGLSTTGHQFAAGLLHHADALAALCAPTVNSYKRLAASRSASGTTWSPVWKAVGDNNRTCLVRTVAGRIEWRLPDPSCNVYAAIAGTLAAGLSGIEKGLPAATPCTDDLYELHARGEPLPDRLPRDLFAALQALEQDAPLRAAVGDAFCHEFLTLKHAEWASYSQQVSDWELERYGNAA, encoded by the coding sequence TTGAGCTTGACTTTGGATGAGCGCATCGCGGCCCTGCGCGCCCAGGGCATCCACTCGGTGCTCACCACCTTCACCGACCTGCCCGGTGGCCCCAAGGGCAAGCTGGTGCCGCTCGACGGCCTGCCCGGTGCGGTGAGCAGCGGGGCGGGGTTTTCGGGCCCCAGCATCAGCGGCACCGGCCTGCCGCGCATGGGCGCGCGCAGCGAGTACATGGGCCGCGTGGTGCCCGAGAGCCTGCGTCCGCTGCCCTTCATGCCTGGCGTGGCGCACGCGGTGTGCGACGGTTTTGCCGGCGGCGAGCCGCTGGACACCTGTTCGCGCCAGGTGCTCAAGCGCCAGGTTGAACGCTTGAAGGCGCGCGGCTGGACGCTGTGGGTCGGCATCGAGCCCGAGTTCTTCCTGCTCAATCGCAACAACCAGGGCCGCTGGCAGGTGGCTGACGCGCTGGACGGCCTCGCCAAACCTTCATACGACCTGCAGGCGATCAGCCGCAACTTCGCGTTTCTCGACGCGATGCGCCAGACGCTCACCGCGCTGGGCTTCGGGCTGCAGCAGATCGACCACGAAGACGCTTGCGGCCAGTACGAGATCAACTACCAGCACGACGACGCGCTGGCCGCGGCCGACCGCTACCAGCTCTTCAAGCTCGCCGCGCAGGCGGTGGCGGCGCAACACGGCGCTGTGTTCTCCACCATGCCCAAGCCGCTGGCGCACGCGCCGGGCAGCGGGTTGCATTTCCACCTGAGCCTGACCGACGCCAACGGCCATGCCGTGATGGCCGACCCGGCTGGCGCGCTGGGCCTGAGCACCACCGGCCACCAGTTCGCCGCCGGCCTGCTGCACCATGCCGACGCGCTGGCCGCCCTGTGTGCGCCCACGGTCAACAGCTACAAGCGCCTGGCCGCCAGCCGCAGCGCGTCGGGCACCACCTGGTCACCGGTGTGGAAAGCCGTGGGCGACAACAACCGCACCTGCCTCGTGCGCACCGTGGCCGGCCGCATCGAATGGCGCCTGCCCGACCCCTCGTGCAACGTGTACGCCGCCATCGCCGGCACGCTGGCCGCCGGCCTGTCGGGCATCGAGAAGGGTCTGCCCGCCGCCACGCCCTGCACCGACGACCTGTACGAGTTGCATGCGCGCGGTGAGCCCTTGCCCGACCGGCTGCCGCGCGACCTGTTTGCCGCGCTGCAGGCGCTGGAGCAGGACGCACCGCTGCGCGCCGCCGTGGGCGATGCGTTCTGCCACGAGTTCCTGACCCTGAAGCATGCCGAATGGGCCAGCTACAGCCAGCAGGTGAGCGACTGGGAGTTGGAGCGTTACGGTAACGCGGCCTGA
- the gabT gene encoding 4-aminobutyrate--2-oxoglutarate transaminase: MNELKTDNTNAAWHQRRLDATPRGVGVMGDFFIDKGKNAEFWDIEGRRFIDFAGGIAVLNTGHVHPKVQAAIAAQLQRFTHSCYQVVPYTEYVALAERINAIVPIAGPVKTAFFSTGAEAIENAMKIARYSTGRTGVIAFGGAFHGRSMFSVALTGKVQPYKAGFGPFPPEIYHVPFPCHCSSLDDTKRAMEQLFKCDIEPSRVAAIVFEPVQGEGGFNPIQPAAVKWLRELCDQHGILLVADEVQTGFARTGKMFAMEHYGVSPDLMTMAKSMAGGTTLSAVSGKAAIMDGPAPGGLGGTYAGNPLAIAASHAVLDVMAEERLPERAQKLGDQLIGHLIAKRAVYPKRMGDVRGLGAMVACEFIDAKGAPDADTTKKVQAAALKRGLLLLTCGVYGNVIRFLFPLTIEDSVFAEGLAVFDAALAEVLA, encoded by the coding sequence ATGAACGAACTCAAGACCGACAACACCAACGCCGCCTGGCACCAGCGCCGGCTCGACGCCACACCCCGCGGGGTGGGCGTGATGGGCGACTTCTTCATCGACAAGGGGAAGAACGCCGAGTTCTGGGACATCGAGGGCCGCCGATTCATCGACTTCGCAGGCGGCATCGCGGTGCTCAACACCGGCCACGTGCACCCCAAGGTGCAGGCGGCCATCGCGGCGCAGTTGCAGCGCTTCACGCACAGCTGTTACCAGGTGGTGCCGTACACGGAATACGTGGCGCTGGCCGAGCGCATCAACGCCATCGTGCCGATCGCCGGGCCGGTGAAGACCGCGTTTTTCTCCACCGGCGCCGAGGCCATCGAGAACGCGATGAAGATCGCGCGCTACAGCACCGGGCGCACCGGCGTCATTGCGTTCGGTGGGGCGTTCCACGGCCGCAGCATGTTCTCGGTGGCGCTCACCGGCAAGGTGCAGCCCTACAAAGCCGGCTTTGGCCCGTTCCCGCCCGAGATTTACCACGTGCCGTTTCCGTGCCACTGCAGTTCGCTGGACGACACGAAGCGCGCGATGGAGCAGCTCTTCAAGTGCGACATCGAGCCCAGCCGCGTGGCGGCCATCGTGTTTGAACCGGTGCAGGGCGAGGGCGGTTTCAACCCCATCCAGCCGGCCGCGGTGAAGTGGCTGCGTGAACTGTGCGACCAGCACGGCATCTTGCTGGTGGCCGACGAGGTGCAGACCGGTTTTGCGCGCACCGGCAAGATGTTTGCCATGGAGCACTACGGCGTGAGCCCCGACCTCATGACCATGGCCAAGAGCATGGCCGGTGGCACCACGCTCTCGGCCGTGTCGGGCAAGGCCGCGATCATGGACGGCCCGGCCCCGGGCGGCCTGGGTGGCACGTACGCGGGCAACCCGCTGGCCATCGCCGCGTCGCACGCGGTGCTGGACGTGATGGCTGAAGAACGCTTGCCCGAGCGCGCGCAGAAGCTGGGCGACCAGCTCATTGGCCACCTGATTGCCAAACGCGCCGTGTACCCCAAACGAATGGGCGACGTGCGCGGCCTGGGCGCCATGGTGGCCTGCGAGTTCATCGACGCGAAAGGTGCGCCCGATGCCGACACCACGAAGAAGGTGCAGGCCGCAGCCCTCAAACGCGGCCTGCTGCTGCTGACCTGCGGCGTGTATGGCAACGTGATCCGTTTCCTCTTTCCATTGACCATCGAAGACAGCGTGTTTGCCGAGGGCTTGGCGGTGTTCGATGCTGCGCTGGCCGAGGTGCTGGCTTGA
- a CDS encoding ABC transporter permease, with protein sequence MKQILEKHFGKFWLAAVYLFLYLPLFFMIVFSFNSTRQDANFTGFSLRWYEALTRDSKIVEGFWLSLKVAAVTGVLSAVLGTFAAFVLVRYRRFAGRTIFSGMVNAPLVMPEVVIGLSLLLLMVGAQNAFGWPERGMLTIIFGHTLLGMAYGMVVIQSRLMEMDRSIEEAAMDLGARPFQVFFLITLPNIFQAILAAFLLSFTLSFDDVVISEFLSGPGVNTLPQVIFGYARRGINPTIYAAATLLIVTVTIGIVSYAVWVARATRKREREIAAATRAELVALNPN encoded by the coding sequence ATGAAGCAGATCCTTGAAAAGCACTTCGGCAAGTTCTGGCTGGCGGCGGTCTACCTGTTCCTGTACCTGCCGCTGTTCTTCATGATCGTGTTCAGCTTCAACAGCACACGCCAGGACGCCAACTTCACCGGCTTCTCGCTGCGCTGGTACGAGGCGCTCACGCGCGACAGCAAGATCGTCGAAGGCTTCTGGCTTTCACTCAAGGTGGCGGCCGTCACAGGCGTGCTCTCGGCCGTGCTCGGCACCTTCGCCGCCTTCGTGCTGGTGCGCTACCGCCGCTTCGCCGGCCGGACCATCTTCTCGGGCATGGTCAACGCGCCGCTGGTGATGCCCGAGGTGGTGATCGGCCTGTCGCTGCTGCTGCTGATGGTGGGCGCGCAGAACGCGTTTGGCTGGCCCGAGCGCGGCATGCTCACCATCATCTTCGGCCACACGCTGCTGGGCATGGCCTACGGCATGGTGGTGATCCAGAGCCGCCTGATGGAGATGGACCGCTCGATCGAGGAGGCCGCCATGGACCTGGGCGCGCGCCCGTTCCAGGTGTTCTTCCTGATCACGCTGCCCAACATCTTCCAGGCCATCCTGGCGGCCTTCCTGCTGTCGTTCACGCTCTCGTTCGACGACGTGGTGATCTCCGAATTCCTCTCCGGCCCGGGCGTGAACACGCTGCCGCAGGTGATCTTTGGCTACGCCCGGCGCGGCATCAACCCGACCATCTACGCCGCGGCCACGCTGCTGATCGTGACGGTGACCATCGGTATCGTGAGCTACGCGGTCTGGGTGGCGCGGGCGACGCGAAAACGCGAGCGCGAGATTGCGGCGGCCACCCGGGCCGAGCTGGTGGCGCTCAACCCGAACTGA
- a CDS encoding aldehyde dehydrogenase translates to MTTPTFDGRAFINGERTAARDGQTFDCISPVDGRLLTAVARCGEADIDAAVAAGRAAFEDHRWSGMAPAQRKRIMIKFAEQLSAHADELALTETLDMGKPIKYAKGVDVNSAANCIRWYGEAVDKVYDEIAPTGRNALALITREPVGVVGVIVPWNYPMIMAAWKIAPALAAGNSVVLKPSEKSPLTALRLAELALAAGIPPGVFNVVPGYGPEAGSPLALHMDVDCIAFTGSTRVGKQIHVMAGQSNLKRAWTELGGKSPNIVFADCPDLDRAVEAAVGSIFFNQGESCNAPSRLFVEASIKDAFLEKALKLVPGYQPGNPLEKSTVMGAIVDKVQMDNVMRYIGLGKSEGAKLIAGGEAAMPVAGGNYVLPTIFDGVTPQMTIAREEIFGPVLSVLSFTDAAEVVREANNSVYGLQAAVWTRDINKAHGVARALRAGTVHVNQYDEDDITVPFGGFKQSGVGRDKSLHAFDKYTETKTTWIRIDSPI, encoded by the coding sequence ATGACCACTCCCACCTTCGACGGCCGCGCATTCATCAACGGCGAACGCACCGCCGCGCGCGATGGCCAGACCTTTGACTGCATTTCACCGGTGGACGGTCGCCTGCTGACCGCCGTGGCGCGTTGTGGTGAGGCCGACATCGACGCTGCGGTGGCTGCCGGCCGCGCCGCGTTTGAAGACCACCGCTGGAGCGGCATGGCGCCGGCGCAGCGCAAGCGCATCATGATCAAGTTCGCCGAGCAGCTCAGCGCGCACGCCGACGAGCTGGCGCTGACCGAAACGCTGGACATGGGCAAACCCATCAAGTACGCCAAGGGCGTGGACGTGAACAGCGCGGCCAACTGCATCCGCTGGTACGGCGAGGCGGTGGACAAGGTGTACGACGAGATCGCGCCCACGGGGCGCAACGCGTTGGCGCTGATCACGCGCGAGCCGGTGGGGGTGGTGGGCGTGATCGTGCCCTGGAACTACCCCATGATCATGGCGGCCTGGAAGATCGCACCGGCGCTGGCCGCCGGCAACTCGGTGGTATTGAAGCCTTCGGAGAAAAGCCCGCTGACCGCGCTGCGCCTGGCCGAGCTGGCGCTGGCTGCGGGCATTCCGCCGGGCGTGTTCAACGTGGTGCCGGGCTACGGACCCGAGGCGGGCAGCCCGCTGGCGTTGCACATGGACGTGGACTGCATCGCCTTCACCGGCAGCACGCGCGTGGGCAAGCAGATCCACGTGATGGCCGGGCAGAGCAACTTGAAGCGTGCCTGGACGGAGCTGGGCGGCAAGTCGCCCAACATCGTGTTCGCCGACTGCCCCGACCTCGACCGCGCAGTGGAGGCGGCGGTGGGCAGCATCTTCTTCAACCAGGGCGAGAGCTGCAACGCGCCCTCGCGCCTGTTCGTCGAGGCCTCGATCAAGGATGCCTTCCTGGAGAAGGCCTTGAAGCTGGTGCCGGGCTACCAGCCAGGCAACCCGCTGGAGAAGTCCACCGTGATGGGTGCCATCGTCGACAAGGTGCAGATGGACAACGTGATGCGCTACATCGGCCTGGGCAAGAGCGAAGGCGCGAAGCTGATCGCCGGCGGCGAGGCAGCGATGCCGGTGGCCGGCGGCAACTACGTGCTGCCCACGATCTTCGACGGCGTGACGCCGCAGATGACGATCGCGCGCGAGGAGATCTTTGGCCCGGTGCTCTCGGTGCTGAGCTTCACTGACGCTGCCGAGGTGGTGCGCGAGGCCAACAACAGCGTGTATGGCCTTCAGGCCGCCGTGTGGACCCGCGACATCAACAAGGCGCACGGCGTCGCGCGTGCGCTGCGCGCGGGCACTGTGCACGTGAACCAGTACGACGAGGACGACATCACCGTGCCGTTTGGTGGTTTCAAGCAGAGCGGTGTGGGGCGTGACAAGTCGCTGCACGCGTTCGACAAGTACACCGAGACGAAAACCACCTGGATTCGCATCGATTCACCCATTTGA